The following are encoded in a window of Cyanobacteriota bacterium genomic DNA:
- a CDS encoding FAD-binding protein, which produces MLPQSTETPANPINWTAITRQFEAALGKDNVIRKREELLVYECDGLASYRQRPALVVLPRTTEQVATAVKICHDHGVPFVARGAGTGLSGGALPIPDCVLIVTAMMRKILAVDLDNQRVVVQPGVINSWVTQAVSGAGFYYAPDPSSQIVCSIGGNVAENSGGVHCLKYGVTTNHVLGLKLVLPNGSIVDVGGDVPEQPGYDLTGLFVGSEGTLGI; this is translated from the coding sequence ATGCTCCCCCAATCCACAGAAACACCAGCGAATCCTATTAACTGGACAGCCATCACTCGCCAATTTGAAGCTGCCCTAGGCAAAGATAATGTCATCCGTAAGCGTGAGGAACTGCTGGTGTATGAGTGTGACGGTCTTGCTAGTTACCGCCAACGCCCAGCCTTGGTAGTGTTGCCTCGAACTACTGAACAAGTCGCTACTGCTGTAAAAATTTGCCACGACCATGGCGTGCCCTTTGTGGCACGGGGGGCAGGCACTGGTTTGTCAGGCGGAGCATTACCCATCCCTGATTGCGTGCTGATTGTAACAGCGATGATGCGTAAAATCTTGGCAGTTGACCTAGATAATCAGCGAGTAGTCGTGCAACCCGGTGTCATTAACAGTTGGGTGACCCAAGCAGTGAGTGGGGCTGGGTTTTACTATGCACCTGACCCCTCTAGTCAAATCGTGTGTTCTATCGGCGGCAACGTAGCAGAAAACTCTGGTGGTGTTCACTGCCTTAAGTATGGCGTGACTACGAATCATGTGTTGGGGCTAAAGCTGGTATTACCCAATGGCTCGATCGTGGATGTCGGCGGTGACGTGCCAGAACAACCTGGCTACGACCTGACTGGCTTGTTTGTAGGCTCTGAAGGCACCTTGGGCATT